The Bacillota bacterium genome has a window encoding:
- a CDS encoding GerMN domain-containing protein, translated as MRTLRWILVVVLLSVLAFGGGYWYASRRPELAPRPTGVIAKPSVVVYVPRFADNRTEWEAKPVPVGEGEDPLRIALEHLLITRDTPFPQGTRLLRVSVKDGLAEVDFSRELIDNFPGGSTTEAMIVESLCKTLAQFSDVEKVRILVEGNRIDTIGEHIDLSQPVAVRPNAS; from the coding sequence ATGAGAACCTTACGCTGGATACTGGTTGTCGTTTTGCTGTCCGTGCTGGCTTTTGGTGGAGGATACTGGTATGCCAGCCGCCGCCCCGAACTGGCTCCCAGACCTACCGGCGTCATCGCAAAGCCGTCGGTTGTGGTGTATGTGCCGCGTTTCGCAGACAACCGCACCGAATGGGAAGCCAAGCCCGTGCCCGTAGGGGAAGGCGAGGACCCATTGCGTATCGCCTTAGAGCACCTGCTGATTACCCGTGACACCCCCTTCCCGCAGGGCACGCGCCTGCTGCGGGTGAGCGTGAAGGATGGGCTGGCGGAGGTGGACTTCAGCCGCGAGCTGATAGACAACTTCCCCGGCGGTTCCACCACCGAAGCGATGATTGTCGAAAGCCTGTGCAAGACGCTGGCGCAGTTTTCCGATGTGGAAAAGGTGCGCATTCTGGTGGAAGGCAATCGGATAGACACCATCGGAGAACATATAGACCTGAGCCAGCCCGTGGCAGTACGCCCGAATGCTTCATGA